In Trichocoleus desertorum NBK24, the following are encoded in one genomic region:
- a CDS encoding response regulator, whose product MTILQDQNLIEQTEQPLPLADLWLLLVEDEPDIAELLTFLLEQSGARVITAGSGREALKTVECFVPDVFISDIRLPDTDGWSLLAEVRALENQKGLQVVPAIAITNYSTKLLDQQVNTKALAAGFQKYFSKPLEFDEFVMAVAELAHR is encoded by the coding sequence ATGACAATCTTGCAAGACCAAAACTTAATTGAGCAAACTGAGCAGCCTTTACCGTTAGCAGATTTATGGTTGCTGCTGGTAGAGGATGAGCCAGATATTGCTGAGCTGCTCACTTTTTTATTAGAACAGTCTGGAGCGCGAGTGATCACTGCGGGTTCAGGTCGCGAAGCCCTCAAAACGGTGGAATGCTTTGTCCCCGATGTATTTATTAGTGATATTCGGTTGCCTGATACGGATGGTTGGTCCCTTCTCGCCGAGGTGAGAGCGTTAGAAAACCAAAAAGGGTTGCAGGTCGTTCCGGCGATCGCGATTACCAACTACAGTACGAAATTGCTAGACCAACAGGTGAACACGAAGGCGTTAGCCGCTGGGTTTCAGAAGTACTTCTCCAAACCTTTAGAGTTTGACGAGTTTGTAATGGCGGTGGCTGAGTTAGCTCATCGTTAG
- a CDS encoding MBL fold metallo-hydrolase — protein MVELECLPYGAGHADEGVCLLVRMGPHRILLDCGLQDISPLVLDGNDGDRVLPADLVLCTHAHPDHAQGLLALHEAFPQLPIYASEVTTELLPFNWPGLDPAEIPPFCQALPWRSPIEFHEGLTAELWPAGHLPGAAAFLLTYTTPQRSYTVFYTGDCFLSNSRLVEGFPLEELRGLRPDVLILEGSYGTSRHPRRRQQENQVAERVSQAIAEGYSVLLPTPTLGLGQELLMLLRSHHHFTGRDINIWVSGMVAAACDAYIQLLPHLPTTVQNFAQHQPLFWDERVRPRVRRLQDAVALNPIELLSAAHLQPPCIILTDATADLSEYCRPDNGPWLLLLPQKLTTVNATESGRSPRRQLVLSPSKAVERRLQVEIRAGRLAVETYLLADHCDGPGTTQLIHNLRPQHVVFVHSSPTYLSDLTSLDELHNRYHLHSPAAGTVVELPVGETFLQPAAPETSYEGELTELGTVVTITLPDAITVDTRWHNFADTGLIEARWQGEELVLRGLPQWELLTPTSDRPVPMALDCCGNCQHYRGQRCWNQISPLFGFKVAPEGYCPVFEPIQSEASSASPLGNISPPDSEQPKDDEAPDLN, from the coding sequence GTGGTTGAGCTGGAATGTTTGCCCTACGGTGCTGGTCACGCAGACGAAGGAGTTTGCTTGCTGGTACGGATGGGGCCTCATCGGATTTTGTTAGATTGCGGTCTCCAAGATATTTCACCTCTAGTCTTAGATGGCAATGATGGCGATCGCGTTCTGCCTGCCGATTTGGTCTTGTGCACCCATGCCCATCCAGACCATGCCCAAGGGCTGCTAGCCCTACACGAAGCATTTCCTCAACTGCCCATCTATGCTAGCGAAGTTACCACCGAGTTATTGCCGTTTAACTGGCCCGGACTAGACCCAGCCGAGATTCCTCCGTTCTGTCAAGCTTTGCCTTGGCGATCGCCGATTGAGTTTCACGAAGGTTTGACAGCTGAGTTATGGCCTGCGGGTCATTTACCCGGAGCTGCGGCCTTCTTACTCACCTACACTACGCCGCAGCGTAGCTACACCGTTTTTTATACAGGAGATTGCTTTCTTTCCAACTCTCGTTTGGTAGAAGGGTTTCCGCTAGAAGAACTGCGCGGATTGCGCCCCGATGTCTTGATCTTGGAGGGAAGTTATGGCACCTCACGGCATCCCCGGCGGCGGCAACAAGAAAACCAAGTAGCCGAGCGAGTCAGCCAAGCGATCGCCGAAGGTTATTCAGTCTTGCTCCCCACGCCTACTTTGGGTTTAGGGCAAGAGCTATTAATGTTGTTGCGGAGTCACCACCACTTTACTGGACGCGACATCAACATCTGGGTTAGTGGCATGGTTGCAGCCGCTTGCGATGCCTATATCCAGTTGCTACCTCATCTGCCCACAACCGTGCAGAATTTTGCTCAGCATCAGCCTCTGTTCTGGGATGAGCGAGTTCGCCCACGGGTGCGACGGTTACAAGATGCGGTTGCCCTCAACCCCATTGAACTGTTAAGTGCGGCTCATTTGCAGCCTCCCTGTATTATTCTCACGGATGCTACGGCAGATTTAAGTGAGTATTGCCGTCCAGACAATGGGCCTTGGCTACTCCTGCTGCCTCAAAAATTAACCACTGTTAACGCAACAGAATCTGGGCGATCGCCCCGTCGTCAACTGGTTCTATCTCCATCCAAGGCGGTAGAACGAAGATTGCAAGTTGAAATTCGCGCAGGCCGATTGGCGGTAGAAACCTACTTGCTGGCGGATCACTGCGATGGCCCTGGCACCACGCAACTGATCCACAATTTGCGGCCTCAGCATGTGGTGTTTGTGCATAGCTCTCCCACCTATTTGTCTGATCTGACCAGTCTGGATGAGTTGCACAACCGCTATCACTTACATTCTCCTGCCGCAGGAACGGTGGTTGAGCTGCCTGTGGGTGAAACCTTTTTGCAACCCGCAGCCCCTGAAACCAGTTACGAAGGAGAACTGACAGAGCTTGGCACTGTAGTTACGATTACGCTGCCCGATGCGATTACTGTCGATACCCGCTGGCACAATTTTGCAGATACAGGCTTAATCGAAGCGCGTTGGCAAGGGGAAGAATTGGTGTTGCGAGGCTTGCCGCAATGGGAGCTACTGACTCCAACCAGCGATCGCCCTGTCCCAATGGCGCTAGACTGTTGCGGCAACTGTCAGCATTACCGAGGACAGCGCTGCTGGAATCAAATATCGCCTCTGTTTGGTTTCAAAGTAGCCCCAGAAGGGTATTGTCCTGTATTTGAGCCAATCCAATCCGAGGCTTCTAGTGCTTCACCCCTCGGCAATATTTCGCCGCCAGACTCGGAGCAGCCTAAAGATGATGAGGCTCCAGACCTCAATTAG
- a CDS encoding YkvA family protein, which translates to MNFSIQGVYNWYRDTIRNPKYRWWIILGSLLYLFSPIDIAPDFIPVIGWIDDTVILTLLIGEVSQMLTSRLKSASKPTESDEGFDYTNNVAATGSSTVDVDAVSVK; encoded by the coding sequence ATGAACTTCTCTATTCAAGGCGTTTACAACTGGTACCGTGACACCATCCGTAATCCCAAATATCGTTGGTGGATTATCCTGGGTTCGTTGCTGTACCTGTTCAGCCCAATTGATATTGCGCCCGACTTTATTCCCGTCATTGGTTGGATTGACGATACCGTAATTCTGACCCTCTTGATTGGTGAAGTCTCCCAGATGTTAACTTCTCGCTTGAAGTCTGCCTCTAAGCCCACGGAGTCGGATGAAGGCTTTGACTATACCAATAATGTTGCTGCCACTGGTTCTAGCACGGTTGATGTGGATGCTGTTTCCGTCAAGTAG
- a CDS encoding biopolymer transporter ExbD, with protein MKINLESPGEEVQIQIIPLIDVIFCILTFFILAALQLTRQQGINVDLPKAGTAAPQMREMLVVSIDSVGQTYIDQNPVTEAGLYQQLLGYQQTNPSGMIVLYAPKTAIYDDVVRVLDLLRSVGGDRVALATLPGSPNPASNQTNPANPTLPGLSPLPGATPSPGAAPYLFNPSDTPGANPSPTFNPNVPLFPSPGQEPNGIGPNGAGSNGTRPNSTGTLTQPLAPEAAPQ; from the coding sequence ATGAAAATCAACCTGGAGTCCCCCGGCGAAGAAGTTCAAATCCAGATTATTCCGCTGATTGATGTCATCTTCTGTATTCTGACATTCTTTATTTTGGCGGCTTTGCAACTGACACGGCAGCAAGGAATTAATGTGGATTTGCCGAAAGCAGGTACAGCGGCTCCTCAAATGCGAGAAATGCTGGTAGTCAGTATTGATTCCGTAGGGCAAACCTACATCGACCAAAATCCAGTGACGGAGGCTGGACTCTACCAGCAACTCTTGGGCTATCAACAGACCAATCCCAGCGGCATGATTGTGCTGTATGCGCCCAAAACGGCGATTTACGATGATGTGGTGCGGGTGCTGGATTTGTTGCGATCGGTGGGGGGCGATCGCGTGGCCCTAGCTACCTTACCCGGCAGTCCGAATCCTGCAAGCAATCAAACGAATCCTGCCAATCCCACTTTGCCTGGTTTATCTCCTCTGCCTGGAGCAACGCCGTCACCTGGAGCGGCTCCTTATCTGTTCAACCCTTCAGACACTCCAGGGGCGAATCCATCTCCCACGTTTAATCCCAATGTGCCGCTTTTCCCCAGTCCAGGTCAGGAGCCAAATGGTATTGGGCCGAATGGCGCTGGATCGAATGGTACAAGGCCAAACTCAACGGGGACTTTGACTCAACCGCTCGCCCCTGAAGCTGCTCCTCAGTAA
- a CDS encoding ParA family protein, whose amino-acid sequence MKSASSPQKILAVLNGKGGVGKTTTAVNLAAAFSDKYRVLLVDSDPQHSASWWVERSEKGIGFDLRRETDATRLADLRKVKGYELIVVDTPPALGSDALAAVVPAADYLVLPSPPAPMDLTVLIETVKTAVKPTGVMHRVLLTRVDPRSLAEALEAQNTLLELGIPACNAFIRAYKAHERAALDGASIMQWRGKNAREAEADYRRVAEEIQRDWRK is encoded by the coding sequence TTGAAGTCAGCGTCCTCGCCACAAAAGATCCTCGCTGTACTGAATGGAAAGGGCGGAGTTGGTAAGACGACTACAGCAGTTAATCTGGCAGCAGCGTTCTCGGACAAGTACCGGGTGTTGCTAGTAGACTCAGATCCGCAACATTCTGCCAGTTGGTGGGTGGAGCGAAGTGAAAAGGGCATTGGCTTTGATTTAAGACGCGAGACAGATGCCACGCGCCTAGCAGACCTGCGAAAAGTAAAAGGTTACGAGTTAATTGTGGTCGATACGCCACCTGCTCTCGGTTCGGATGCGTTAGCAGCAGTGGTGCCAGCCGCAGATTATCTTGTACTTCCCAGCCCTCCTGCACCAATGGATTTAACGGTCTTGATTGAAACAGTGAAAACGGCGGTGAAACCCACGGGGGTAATGCATCGAGTGCTCTTGACCAGGGTTGATCCGCGCAGTTTGGCAGAAGCGCTAGAGGCTCAAAACACCTTACTAGAGTTAGGCATCCCTGCTTGCAATGCCTTTATTCGAGCCTATAAAGCTCACGAGCGGGCGGCTCTAGATGGGGCATCCATTATGCAATGGCGGGGCAAAAATGCTCGTGAAGCTGAAGCAGACTACCGTCGAGTTGCAGAAGAAATACAGAGAGACTGGAGGAAGTGA
- a CDS encoding aspartate kinase encodes MALIVQKYGGTSVGSVERIQAVAQRVVKAAKAGNSLVVVVSAMGKTTDGLVKLAHEISTHPNRREMDMLLSTGEQVSIALLSMAIQELGQPAISMTGAQVGIVTEAEHSRARILHIQPDRVERQLEAGKVVVVAGFQGVASREELEITTLGRGGSDTSAVALAAALRADVCEIYTDVPGILTTDPRLVPDAQLMTEITCDEMLELASLGAKVLHPRAVEIARNYGVPLVVRSSWTEEPGTRVVSPTPQPRPLENLELARPVDGVEFDTDQAKVALLHIPDRPGVAARLFGEIATQDLDVDLIIQSIHEGNSNDIAFTVTKNSLNQAEAVAAAIVPALGAQLGAGADAAAVMVQRQIAKVSIAGAGMIGRPGVAAQMFSTLAAASINIQMISTSEVKVSCVIDADDCDRAIAALCETFEVHSSSAKLTPAVEVHTPDEPPVRGVALDLNQARLAIRHVPDRPGMAAKIFQILAEQNISVDMIIQSQRCRVVNGASTRDIACTVAQIDAEAARAVLEKAAPELGCGEIVVDSAIAKVSIVGTGMVGKPGIAAQMFEALSQHQINIQMIATSEIKVSCVVAQDQGVIALQAIHAAFNLSGSQKIQVPA; translated from the coding sequence ATGGCGCTGATTGTCCAGAAATACGGTGGAACGTCTGTCGGTTCAGTAGAACGCATTCAAGCAGTTGCTCAGCGAGTGGTGAAGGCGGCTAAAGCGGGCAATTCCTTGGTGGTGGTGGTTTCGGCAATGGGCAAAACCACTGATGGTTTGGTCAAGTTAGCCCACGAAATTTCCACCCATCCCAACCGACGCGAGATGGATATGCTGCTCTCGACTGGGGAGCAAGTTTCGATCGCCCTGCTTAGTATGGCAATTCAAGAACTCGGTCAACCTGCCATTTCTATGACAGGGGCACAAGTGGGCATTGTCACCGAAGCTGAGCATAGCCGTGCCCGGATTCTGCACATTCAGCCCGATCGCGTAGAACGGCAATTAGAAGCAGGCAAAGTCGTCGTCGTAGCAGGGTTCCAAGGGGTTGCCAGTCGCGAAGAACTAGAGATTACCACATTGGGTCGGGGTGGTTCTGACACTTCAGCCGTGGCTTTGGCCGCAGCCCTACGAGCTGATGTCTGCGAAATTTATACCGATGTCCCTGGCATTTTGACTACCGATCCGCGCTTGGTGCCAGACGCGCAACTGATGACCGAAATCACTTGCGACGAAATGTTGGAACTAGCAAGTTTGGGAGCCAAAGTTCTGCATCCTCGCGCGGTAGAGATCGCCCGGAACTATGGCGTGCCCCTAGTTGTACGCTCTAGCTGGACAGAGGAACCTGGCACCAGAGTGGTTTCCCCTACGCCCCAACCTCGCCCGCTAGAAAACCTAGAACTAGCACGTCCCGTCGATGGCGTGGAATTTGACACCGACCAAGCCAAGGTGGCTTTACTGCACATTCCCGATCGCCCTGGCGTTGCCGCCCGCTTGTTTGGCGAGATTGCCACTCAGGATTTGGATGTAGACCTGATCATCCAATCCATTCATGAAGGCAACTCCAACGACATCGCCTTCACCGTCACCAAAAATTCCCTGAACCAAGCTGAAGCGGTTGCCGCCGCGATCGTACCTGCTTTGGGTGCTCAACTCGGCGCTGGCGCAGATGCCGCTGCTGTCATGGTGCAACGCCAAATTGCCAAAGTTAGCATTGCGGGCGCAGGCATGATTGGTCGCCCTGGGGTAGCCGCACAAATGTTCTCCACCTTGGCGGCTGCTAGCATCAACATTCAGATGATTTCCACTTCAGAAGTAAAGGTGAGCTGCGTCATTGATGCCGACGATTGCGATCGCGCTATTGCCGCCCTGTGCGAAACCTTTGAAGTCCACAGTTCCTCCGCCAAGCTCACCCCCGCCGTAGAAGTTCACACCCCCGACGAACCCCCAGTACGTGGCGTAGCCTTAGACCTGAACCAAGCGCGTCTGGCCATTCGTCACGTCCCCGATCGCCCCGGCATGGCCGCAAAAATCTTCCAAATCTTGGCCGAGCAAAATATCAGCGTAGACATGATCATCCAGTCTCAGCGCTGCCGAGTGGTGAATGGAGCTAGCACCCGTGATATTGCCTGCACCGTAGCTCAGATCGATGCTGAAGCTGCTCGCGCTGTTCTAGAGAAAGCTGCTCCTGAGCTAGGCTGTGGCGAGATCGTCGTAGACTCTGCGATCGCTAAAGTCAGCATCGTTGGCACTGGCATGGTCGGCAAACCAGGCATCGCTGCTCAGATGTTTGAAGCGCTATCTCAGCACCAAATCAATATCCAGATGATCGCAACCTCCGAGATCAAGGTTAGCTGCGTCGTAGCCCAAGACCAAGGCGTCATCGCCCTTCAAGCCATCCACGCCGCTTTCAACCTCTCCGGTAGCCAAAAAATTCAAGTTCCTGCGTAG
- a CDS encoding ATP-binding protein, whose product MTFPSRLAQLNPSRSLQARLGLATGGIVLLLSILLSWLVGYTTSIQLQNTQGQSLAELAYQMADKLDRGMFERYREIQILAALPPIRNPSYSSAAQRSLLEKLQSTFPDYAWIGLLNAQGEVLASTGGILEGANIASRDVFQQGLRKPFVGDVHEAVLLAKLLPQPEGEPLRFLDLAAPVLSEQGQLQGVIAAHLSWAWADEVKKSLLEPMAQHSQVEIFVLDTAGQVLLGPDALVGKTLTLPSVQAVQANQNHYVLESWPSEEKFLTGFARTQGYRDYPGLDWLVLVRQDADVALAPARRLQNQILGLGLISGIGFAILSWLSASLIVNPMLEIAAIANRMRQGDQQVVIPLMQGRDELSKLSQSLRYLVSALSEQQEASYQSEERYRLLAEALPQFVWLLDTTGQVEYCNHYWYDYTGLSEAQTLGYAWDAALHPDDQARMKREWRQAAKTGNHFEIEYRIRSATGEYRWYLGSLGPARNQEGQIIKWVGTAVDIESRKRAETERIELLHREKAARQQAETANQLKDEFLAVLSHELRSPLNPILGWAKLLRTRQFDAETTDQALETIERNAKLQAQLVEDLLDVSRILQGKLSLNIAPVNLVTTIESAIETVRLAATAKSIEIHTKLDQRVGLVAGDANRLQQVMWNLVSNAVKFTPAGGRVEVQLEAMSPYVQIQVVDTGKGIRPEFLPHVFDHFRQADSTITRQFGGLGLGLSIVRQVVELHGGTVRVDSLGEGLGSTFTVQLPMIQGVPVLEPEESPTEPEMSLVGIRVLVVDDEADMRRLASTVLAQVGAEVEVAASAAEALAVLRQSEVDVLVSDIGMSEMDGYRLIRQVRTIAQAEAPIPAIALTAYAAESDQKQALSAGFQKHLAKPVEPDELIQAIATLVRRPL is encoded by the coding sequence ATGACTTTCCCTAGCCGATTGGCTCAATTGAATCCCTCTCGTAGCCTTCAGGCGCGATTAGGGTTGGCAACGGGTGGCATTGTGCTGTTGCTATCAATCTTGCTGAGTTGGCTGGTGGGATATACCACAAGCATTCAGTTGCAGAATACTCAGGGGCAATCTCTGGCTGAGTTGGCTTATCAAATGGCTGACAAACTCGATCGCGGCATGTTTGAGCGCTACCGCGAGATTCAAATTTTGGCGGCGCTACCACCCATTCGCAACCCAAGTTACTCATCTGCGGCTCAGCGATCGCTTTTAGAGAAATTGCAGTCTACCTTTCCTGACTACGCTTGGATTGGGCTACTGAATGCTCAGGGAGAAGTCCTAGCGAGTACGGGCGGTATTCTTGAGGGAGCCAATATTGCTTCTAGGGATGTGTTTCAGCAGGGACTCCGTAAACCCTTTGTGGGAGATGTTCACGAGGCCGTCCTGCTAGCAAAGTTGCTACCCCAGCCCGAGGGTGAACCTTTACGATTTCTGGACCTAGCCGCTCCGGTGCTCAGTGAGCAGGGACAGTTGCAAGGCGTGATTGCTGCGCATCTGAGTTGGGCTTGGGCGGACGAGGTCAAGAAGTCATTGCTGGAACCGATGGCCCAGCACAGCCAGGTTGAAATTTTTGTGTTGGATACGGCGGGTCAAGTCTTGCTCGGCCCTGATGCTTTGGTCGGAAAAACTTTGACTCTACCCAGCGTCCAAGCAGTTCAAGCTAACCAAAATCACTATGTATTGGAATCTTGGCCGAGTGAGGAAAAGTTTTTAACTGGATTTGCCCGCACCCAAGGCTATCGCGATTATCCTGGCTTAGACTGGCTGGTGCTAGTGCGGCAAGATGCAGATGTGGCTTTAGCTCCGGCGCGGCGGCTGCAAAATCAAATCTTAGGGCTAGGGCTAATTTCTGGCATTGGGTTTGCTATCCTCAGTTGGCTCAGTGCTAGCCTTATTGTCAATCCGATGCTGGAAATTGCGGCGATCGCCAATCGGATGCGGCAAGGCGATCAGCAAGTTGTGATTCCGCTGATGCAGGGGCGAGACGAACTGTCTAAGCTCTCCCAATCCTTACGTTATTTGGTTTCTGCGCTGAGTGAGCAGCAAGAAGCGTCCTACCAAAGTGAAGAACGCTACCGACTACTAGCAGAAGCGCTACCGCAATTTGTTTGGCTGCTGGACACCACCGGACAAGTCGAATACTGCAATCACTATTGGTATGACTACACAGGCTTGAGCGAAGCCCAAACCCTAGGCTATGCCTGGGATGCAGCGTTACACCCAGATGACCAAGCTCGTATGAAGCGAGAGTGGCGGCAAGCTGCTAAGACAGGTAACCATTTCGAGATTGAATACCGGATTCGCTCCGCTACTGGGGAATACCGCTGGTACTTAGGCTCCCTGGGGCCTGCCCGCAATCAAGAAGGGCAGATTATCAAATGGGTAGGAACGGCGGTTGATATTGAATCTCGTAAGCGGGCCGAAACCGAACGGATAGAACTCCTTCATCGAGAGAAAGCGGCTCGTCAACAAGCAGAAACGGCGAACCAACTGAAGGATGAATTTCTCGCGGTGTTGTCCCACGAATTGCGATCGCCTTTGAATCCAATTTTGGGTTGGGCTAAGCTGTTGCGAACTCGCCAGTTTGACGCCGAAACCACCGATCAAGCTTTGGAAACCATTGAGCGCAATGCGAAGCTCCAAGCCCAACTGGTAGAAGATCTGCTAGATGTTTCTCGGATTTTGCAGGGCAAGTTGAGCCTGAATATTGCTCCGGTGAATCTAGTGACGACGATTGAATCTGCGATCGAAACGGTGCGTTTAGCGGCAACAGCCAAGTCGATTGAGATCCACACCAAGCTAGATCAACGGGTAGGTTTGGTGGCAGGAGATGCAAACCGTCTCCAACAGGTGATGTGGAACTTGGTGTCTAATGCAGTCAAATTTACGCCTGCTGGAGGCCGTGTAGAAGTGCAGTTAGAGGCCATGTCTCCTTATGTCCAAATTCAAGTGGTTGATACAGGGAAAGGCATTCGTCCAGAATTCTTACCCCACGTGTTCGATCATTTTCGTCAGGCAGACAGTACCATCACCCGACAATTTGGAGGCTTAGGGCTGGGGCTGTCAATTGTGCGTCAAGTGGTGGAGCTGCATGGCGGTACAGTGCGAGTAGACAGTTTAGGGGAAGGTTTGGGATCAACTTTTACCGTGCAGTTGCCAATGATTCAAGGGGTTCCAGTCCTAGAGCCTGAGGAATCTCCAACCGAGCCAGAAATGAGTCTGGTTGGCATTAGAGTTTTAGTCGTAGATGACGAAGCGGATATGCGGAGGTTAGCCAGTACGGTTTTGGCTCAAGTAGGCGCGGAGGTTGAGGTGGCAGCTTCTGCCGCAGAGGCACTAGCGGTTTTACGCCAGTCAGAGGTAGATGTGTTAGTGAGTGACATTGGCATGTCTGAGATGGATGGCTATCGGCTGATTCGTCAAGTGCGAACGATCGCCCAAGCAGAAGCACCTATTCCTGCGATCGCGCTGACGGCTTACGCGGCTGAGTCTGACCAAAAGCAAGCCCTCTCCGCAGGTTTCCAAAAACATCTGGCTAAACCTGTAGAACCAGATGAGTTGATTCAAGCGATCGCCACCCTCGTAAGACGACCCCTCTAG
- a CDS encoding MotA/TolQ/ExbB proton channel family protein has translation MNIAELFQKGGISMWPLLVLSIIALSAIIERLWFWSRILTQEKEIVERVMDAAPHDWGKAADIARRADDQPVGHFLYAPLKLQNPDPELFKLALEASADEELAAMRRGDKALEAVIALSPLLGLLGTVVGLIQSLRSIRIGDIGTASTAGVTTGIGEALISTAAGLIVAILALVFYRVFQGLLFNQVKLFRKAGNDLELLYRQQWQESHGVSPLAGRTDTTYTSEAKTDKPNLTDY, from the coding sequence GTGAATATTGCAGAACTATTTCAAAAGGGCGGAATTTCGATGTGGCCGCTACTGGTCTTGTCGATCATTGCTCTGAGTGCCATTATTGAGCGCTTGTGGTTCTGGTCTCGCATCTTGACCCAGGAGAAAGAAATTGTAGAACGGGTAATGGATGCAGCTCCGCACGACTGGGGGAAGGCCGCCGACATAGCTAGGAGAGCCGATGATCAACCCGTTGGGCATTTTCTCTATGCACCTTTAAAGCTGCAAAACCCAGATCCAGAGCTATTTAAGCTGGCACTAGAAGCCTCGGCTGATGAAGAACTAGCGGCAATGCGTCGCGGTGACAAAGCATTGGAGGCGGTGATTGCACTCTCTCCACTCTTAGGACTTTTAGGAACGGTCGTGGGCTTGATCCAATCCTTGCGATCGATTCGGATTGGCGACATTGGTACCGCTTCTACGGCTGGGGTTACCACTGGTATTGGTGAAGCCCTCATCAGTACGGCGGCTGGTCTAATTGTGGCAATTTTGGCGCTGGTATTTTATCGGGTCTTTCAAGGGCTGCTGTTTAATCAAGTAAAGCTATTTCGTAAGGCTGGCAATGACTTAGAGTTGCTGTACCGTCAGCAATGGCAAGAGAGCCACGGAGTTTCACCTTTAGCAGGCAGAACGGACACCACCTATACTTCGGAAGCAAAGACGGATAAGCCCAATCTGACTGACTATTAA
- a CDS encoding DNA-3-methyladenine glycosylase, producing MSSISTAQFIQPSWLARPSTEVAPDLLGCTLVRQTLDGTIVRGLIVETEAYAPGDPACHAYRRRTTRNSVMFGPAGLSYVYLIYGMYHCFNVVTDADQVPSAVLIRALELHTIPAWIDPIKERKPDRVAAGPGKLCRALQIDLSLTALPFAPGQPLWLEHRHPNWQEDFDQGAIAFVQTTRIGLTQGADLPWRWYIKQCPAVSKL from the coding sequence GTGAGTTCGATTTCCACTGCTCAGTTTATTCAGCCCTCCTGGTTAGCTCGTCCTTCTACAGAGGTAGCCCCAGACTTGTTGGGCTGCACTTTAGTCAGGCAAACCCTGGATGGCACAATTGTACGCGGTTTAATTGTGGAGACTGAGGCTTATGCACCTGGTGATCCTGCTTGCCATGCCTATCGCCGCCGCACGACTCGGAATTCGGTTATGTTTGGCCCCGCCGGACTCAGCTATGTTTATCTGATCTACGGCATGTATCACTGTTTCAATGTAGTCACTGATGCCGATCAGGTGCCCAGTGCCGTCCTCATTCGAGCCTTGGAATTGCATACAATCCCTGCTTGGATCGACCCCATTAAAGAACGCAAACCCGACCGAGTGGCAGCGGGACCCGGAAAACTTTGTCGCGCCCTGCAAATTGATCTGAGCTTGACGGCTCTGCCCTTCGCACCAGGCCAGCCCTTATGGTTGGAGCATCGTCATCCCAACTGGCAGGAAGATTTCGATCAAGGAGCGATCGCCTTTGTCCAAACCACTCGCATTGGTTTAACCCAAGGTGCCGATCTACCTTGGCGCTGGTACATCAAACAATGTCCTGCGGTGTCCAAGCTCTAG